In Erigeron canadensis isolate Cc75 chromosome 1, C_canadensis_v1, whole genome shotgun sequence, a single window of DNA contains:
- the LOC122599327 gene encoding probable NAD(P)H dehydrogenase subunit CRR3, chloroplastic yields the protein MLLRSSYMSCTIIFNIRPPPPPAVILFSLSDKTNPDDSNAKPPQRQKKTSRIPRQPQQVVARKPSVAEIERAIGAGIYKDRDINRESEQEKTLFDTILSNSIGRTEGDVEKKLRETGEWILNKTEGPSRSTGKNILKVVFLWILPLWILSFLVAFGVIRLPFVSPFLDEFIM from the exons ATGTTGTTAAGGTCAAGTTACATGTCCTGTACAATTATTTTTAACATACgacctcctcctcctcctgcTGTCATTCTTTTTTCGCTTTCGGATAAAACCAATCCTGATGATAGCAACGCCAAACCACCACAACGCCAGAAGAAGACTAGTCGTATCCCACGACAACCACAGCAAGTAGTAGCTAGGAAACCGTCAGTTGCTGAAATTGAAAGAGCTATTGGTGCTGGTATCTATAAAGACCGTGACATTAACAG GGAATCTGAGCAGGAAAAGACTTTGTTTGATACCATTTTGTCGAATTCAATTGGGAGAACCGAAGGGGATGTGGAGAAGAAGCTTAGAGAGACCGGTGAATGGATTCTCAATAAAACTGAAGGCCCCTCTCGATCTACTG ggaagaatattttaaaagtggTGTTCTTATGGATTCTTCCGTTGTGGATCTTATCGTTTCTTGTGGCGTTTGGGGTCATCAGGCTTCCGTTTGTCTCTCCATTTCTTGATGAGTTTATCATGTGA
- the LOC122609278 gene encoding putative clathrin assembly protein At2g01600 — MGSMQTWRKAYGALKDQTTVGLAHVNSDFKEVDVAIVKATNHVECPPKERHIRKILAYTSAIRPRADVQYCLHALARRLAKTRNWTVALKTLIVIHRTLREGDPTFREELLNFQQRGRVLQLANFKDDSSPIAWDCSAWVRTYGLFLEERLECFRILKYDIEAERIPRPAQGQDNKGYSKTRDLESEELLEQLPSLQQLLYRLMGCRPEGAAVGNYLIQYALALVLKESFKIYCAVNDGIINLIDKFFEMPRHEAIKALDIYKRAGQQAGSLSDFYEVCKGLELARNFQFPVLREPPQSFLATMEEYIREAPRLVAGPTQIEYPERLMLTYKPEEDTSPHEEDAVSPVDEAKAQPTDDFIASNDVPEPTQPAPPPTFNSRDPDDLLGLNFDVPQGSAIEESNALALAIVPSDTTSSGSAFQAKDFDPSGWELALVTTPSTDISSVQDRQLAGGLDSLTLNSLYDEGAYRASQQPVYGSPAPNPFESADPFMSGPSAQTQMTPYQANPTSYQANPTPYQANPFGPYQPSATYGSPQPQQNLMMAPPNPFVDSGFGAFPVNNGAHPQTSNPFGPTLL, encoded by the exons ATGGGTAGTATGCAAACATGGCGGAAAGCCTATGGCGCTCTCAAAGATCAAACTACTGTTGGTTTAGCCCACGTCAATTCCGATTTCAAG GAAGTTGATGTTGCAATTGTTAAAGCTACTAATCATGTTGAATGTCCACCCAAAGAAAGACACATCAGAA AGATATTGGCGTATACGTCTGCGATTAGGCCGAGAGCCGATGTGCAGTACTGTTTACATGCTTTAGCTAGGAGATTAGCCAAGACCCGTAACTGGACG GTAGCATTGAAGACACTGATAGTTATCCACAGGACATTAAGGGAGGGTGATCCTACATTCAGGGAAGAACTTCTAAATTTTCAACAGAGAGGGCGTGTTCTTCAACTAGCTAATTTCAAGGATGATTCAAGCCCCATTG CTTGGGATTGTTCTGCCTGGGTGCGCACATATGGCCTTTTCTTAGAAGAACGACTTGAGTGCTTCAGAATTCTGAAGTATGACATTGAAGCTGAGCGAATCCCTAGACCAGCTCAAGGTCAAGATAATAAG GGTTATAGCAAAACGAGGGATCTAGAAAGTGAAGAACTATTGGAACAACTGCCTTCTTTACAGCAGCTACTATATCGTCTTATGGGATGCAGG CCTGAGGGTGCAGCTGTTGGCAATTATTTGATTCAATACGCGTTGGCATTGGTACTTAAAGAGAGTTTTAAAATCTACTGTGCTGTCAATGATGGAATCATCAATCTTATCGATAAG TTTTTCGAGATGCCAAGACATGAAGCTATCAAAGCCTTGGATATATACAAAAGAGCTGGTCAGCAG GCTGGAAGTCTTTCTGACTTTTATGAAGTTTGCAAAGGACTGGAGCTTGCTAGAAATTTCCAATTTCCTGTTCTTAGAGAG CCTCCACAATCTTTTCTTGCAACAATGGAAGAGTATATAAGAGAGGCGCCAAGGTTGGTTGCTGGGCCCACACAGATT GAATATCCAGAAAGGCTTATGTTGACATATAAACCAGAAGAAGATACCTCACCTCATGAAGAAGATGCAGTGTCACCAGTTGATGAAGCCAAAGCACAGCCTACAGATGACTTCATAGCTTCAAATGATGTTCCCGAGCCTACACAACCGGCTCCCCCACCAACTTTTAACAGCAGAGACCCTGATGATTTATTG GGACTAAACTTTGATGTGCCTCAAGGATCAGCTATTGAGGAAAGTAATGCACTAGCTCTTGCCATTGTTCCTTCTG ATACTACATCTTCTGGATCTGCTTTTCAAGCAAAAGATTTTGATCCATCTGGTTGGGAACTTGCTCTGGTCACCACTCCTAGTACTGATATCTCTTCGGTCCAGGATAGGCAACTG GCTGGTGGATTGGACTCGCTCACACTGAACAGTTTATATGATGAAGGAGCATATAGAGCCTCCCAGCAACCTGTGTATGGATCTCCAGCACCTAACCCGTTTGAATCTGCTGATCCGTTTATGTCGGGCCCATCGGCTCAAACTCAAATGACACCCTACCAGGCAAACCCCACATCGTATCAGGCCAACCCCACACCATACCAGGCAAACCCCTTCGGTCCATATCAACCATCTGCCACTTACGGATCTCCACAGCCACAACAGAATCTGATGATGGCCCCACCAAACCCTTTTGTCGATTCAGGGTTTGGTGCGTTTCCAGTCAACAATGGTGCTCATCCCCAAACAAGCAATCCATTTGGACCAACCTTATTATAA